One segment of Streptomyces sp. XD-27 DNA contains the following:
- a CDS encoding magnesium and cobalt transport protein CorA, producing the protein MSMIRDLRAAVRPTLRRGHAPTTYDSTRDPSVSSAIVDCAVYREGKRVSDHLGPSEAMARVRAEGGFAWIGLHEPTEREFAGIAREFGLHPLAVEDAVHAHQRPKLERYDDTLFTVFKTIHYVEHAELTATSEVVETGEVMCFTGRDFIVTVRHGGQGSLRALRHRLQDDPELLAKGPSAVLHAIADQVVDGYLAVADAVQDDIDEVEIDVFSATSGSSGSGGSARGARRGGDAGRIYQLKREVLEFKRAVSPLLRPMQLLSERPMRLVDPDIQKYFRDVADHLVRVNEQVLAFDDLLNSILQANLAQATVAQNEDMRKITAWAAIVAVPTMICGVYGMNFEHMPELKWKYGYPTVMVAIVGACFVIHRSFKRNGWL; encoded by the coding sequence ATGTCGATGATCCGCGACCTGCGCGCCGCCGTCCGTCCCACCCTGCGCCGCGGTCACGCCCCGACCACCTACGACTCCACCCGCGACCCGTCCGTGTCGAGCGCGATCGTCGACTGCGCCGTGTACCGCGAGGGCAAGCGGGTCAGCGACCATCTCGGCCCGTCCGAGGCGATGGCCCGGGTGCGCGCGGAGGGCGGCTTCGCGTGGATCGGCCTGCACGAGCCGACGGAGCGTGAGTTCGCCGGTATCGCCCGGGAGTTCGGGCTGCACCCGCTCGCGGTCGAGGACGCCGTCCACGCCCACCAGCGGCCCAAGCTGGAGCGGTACGACGACACCCTCTTCACCGTCTTCAAGACGATCCACTACGTCGAGCACGCCGAACTCACCGCCACCAGCGAGGTCGTGGAGACCGGCGAGGTCATGTGCTTCACCGGCCGGGACTTCATCGTGACCGTGCGGCACGGCGGCCAGGGCTCGCTGCGCGCCCTGCGGCACCGGCTCCAGGACGACCCGGAGCTGCTGGCCAAGGGCCCCTCCGCGGTGCTGCACGCCATCGCCGACCAGGTCGTCGACGGCTATCTCGCGGTCGCCGACGCCGTCCAGGACGACATCGACGAGGTGGAGATCGACGTCTTCTCGGCGACGAGCGGATCGAGCGGGTCCGGCGGATCCGCCCGTGGGGCGCGGCGCGGCGGCGACGCCGGGCGCATCTACCAGCTCAAGCGCGAGGTGCTGGAGTTCAAGCGGGCGGTCTCCCCGCTGCTGCGGCCGATGCAGTTGCTGAGCGAGCGGCCGATGCGGCTGGTGGACCCGGACATCCAGAAGTACTTCCGGGATGTCGCGGACCACCTGGTCCGGGTCAACGAGCAGGTGCTGGCCTTCGACGACCTGCTCAACTCCATCCTCCAGGCGAACCTGGCGCAGGCCACCGTCGCGCAGAACGAGGACATGCGCAAAATCACGGCGTGGGCGGCGATCGTCGCCGTACCGACCATGATCTGCGGCGTCTACGGCATGAACTTCGAGCACATGCCCGAGCTGAAGTGGAAGTACGGCTACCCGACGGTGATGGTGGCGATCGTCGGGGCCTGCTTCGTCATCCACCGCAGCTTCAAGCGGAACGGGTGGCTGTAG
- a CDS encoding suppressor of fused domain protein — protein sequence MSDVLELVQARLYAALGEPDARAAVTFLGTDRIEVLRFVSEDTGGGGDIVRYATLGMSDRPMTDPTAVLADPVRGPRAELVLSVRAGRADTDKVLRPMAVLAASPQVEGIVVAPGASLDVGEPLWPGAPFSSVLVAEPGGLVEDLTLDEPMDPVRFLPLLPMTPNEAAWKRVHGAKELQERWLRHGTDLRDPLRSGVPLAD from the coding sequence ATGTCCGATGTACTTGAGCTGGTCCAGGCCCGGTTGTACGCCGCGCTGGGCGAGCCCGACGCCCGCGCCGCCGTCACCTTCCTCGGTACGGACCGTATCGAGGTGCTCCGTTTCGTCTCCGAGGACACAGGCGGAGGCGGGGACATCGTGCGGTACGCCACGCTCGGTATGTCGGACCGTCCGATGACGGACCCCACGGCCGTACTCGCCGACCCGGTGCGCGGCCCGCGCGCCGAACTGGTGCTGTCGGTGCGCGCCGGCCGCGCCGACACCGACAAGGTCCTCCGCCCGATGGCCGTCCTCGCCGCCTCCCCGCAGGTGGAGGGCATCGTCGTGGCCCCCGGCGCGTCCCTGGACGTGGGCGAGCCGCTGTGGCCGGGGGCGCCGTTCAGCTCCGTGCTCGTCGCGGAACCGGGCGGTCTCGTCGAGGACCTGACGCTCGATGAGCCGATGGACCCGGTCCGCTTCCTGCCGCTGCTGCCCATGACGCCGAACGAGGCGGCCTGGAAGCGGGTGCACGGGGCGAAGGAGCTCCAGGAGCGGTGGCTGCGGCACGGTACGGACCTGCGGGACCCGCTGCGCTCGGGCGTCCCGCTCGCGGACTGA
- a CDS encoding DUF6758 family protein codes for MRGEPSCPKCGGRVRAPGLFADTWQCDVHGTVHPLQPVVPPSVEALAVVVKRAQVPVWMPWPLPVGWLFTGVAYAGDDRSGGRATVVACSGPGPLGGPGELLLVAEELGVGLGARFAGLPGPDPGPGMNVDRPPQVKVVAAGRPTPLWLVGGVPDDRAVFAGEARGLWLWAIVWPEQSGLLMYDELVLADLRDAGAETDVVPCGALSPRLLS; via the coding sequence ATGAGGGGCGAACCCAGTTGCCCGAAGTGCGGTGGCCGGGTGCGGGCGCCCGGTCTCTTCGCCGACACCTGGCAGTGCGACGTGCACGGCACCGTGCACCCCCTGCAGCCGGTCGTCCCGCCGAGCGTCGAAGCACTCGCGGTCGTGGTCAAGCGTGCCCAGGTGCCGGTATGGATGCCCTGGCCGCTGCCGGTCGGCTGGCTGTTCACCGGCGTGGCGTACGCGGGGGACGACCGCAGCGGCGGCCGCGCCACCGTCGTCGCCTGCTCGGGGCCCGGCCCGCTCGGCGGCCCCGGGGAGCTGCTGCTCGTCGCGGAGGAACTGGGCGTGGGCCTCGGCGCGCGGTTCGCCGGGCTCCCCGGTCCCGACCCCGGGCCCGGGATGAACGTGGACAGGCCGCCGCAGGTCAAAGTGGTGGCCGCCGGGCGGCCGACGCCGCTGTGGCTGGTCGGGGGCGTCCCCGACGACCGGGCGGTCTTCGCGGGCGAGGCGCGCGGGCTGTGGCTGTGGGCGATCGTCTGGCCCGAGCAGTCGGGCCTGCTGATGTACGACGAGCTGGTGCTGGCGGATCTGCGGGACGCCGGTGCGGAGACGGACGTGGTGCCGTGCGGGGCGCTGTCGCCCCGGCTGCTCTCATGA